The following proteins are co-located in the Vigna angularis cultivar LongXiaoDou No.4 chromosome 2, ASM1680809v1, whole genome shotgun sequence genome:
- the LOC108320765 gene encoding ubiquitin carboxyl-terminal hydrolase 2 isoform X2 — protein MGKKVRKKSRGSAKEKGVAAPSPKKVVEPTNLTVESVDEGVLVAKETNYCPHLVKGVNLSTLSTKIESGGSIRCEDCREGASDRRGGKGKGKHGKKKSGASLDSKSESKSIWVCLECGQFTCGGVGLPTITHCHAIGHARKSRHPLVVHFDKPQLCWCFPCKMLIQDDKIVKTDEPIHLLSDVMKLLKGRSQEKSSVDIEDVSAGDCSITSEIKSKALFTNDSTVQCGYVVRGMLNLGNTCFFNSVMQNLLAMSRLRDSFLKLDAPVGPLISSLKKLFTETNPVSGLKNVINPRSFFGCVCSKSPQFRGYQQHDSHELLRCLLDGLSTEELAGRKQNGAPKRDGTSSNTLVDALFGGQISSTVRCIECGHFSTVYEPFLDLSLSVPTKKPPLRKAQAVPRTKKGKLPPKRGGKTRVKVNRDTDPLPVQTLSNQSSSHQSQCPDQSVISAAGEMGTCFGDSTLLGSEQINSVADKEELSSPNLVIAGEPQHMQVLDNGATKTSEDFSWLNYVEARPMIDECDFISQKEDAPEVQDTERKDDCLKEFHGQASSESSGPVCFPTDDQNLGPDFSSANGWEDEVPLQVQDSEVLLLPYKEESSSAAEIIGGDGEASSSVLGGRPEELEIDGFGDLFNEPEVFAGPAPRPSSCGEVVEASFIVGSNSESDPDEVDDTDSPVSVESCLAHFIKPELLSDENAWYCENCSKVLHLQKMEEEKQARDVCDGNESGIHDEPWHAGNSCSVNVRTNGNGSIENDQNIESSVSREKHETKLENGQRDELCLILNERNGGSLEKEDTPNNEMQSSRFHNACNEESSSHLTADSCTAENVRRDYPMIDNDNSDLEDADSKSVKVKRDATKRVLIYKAPPVLTIHLKRFSQDARGRLSKLNGHVNFREKMDIRPYIDPRCTIEEKYEYHLVGLVEHSGTMRGGHYVAYVRGGHRNSGKESEGSTWYQASDAYVREVSLDEVLRCEAYILFYEKV, from the exons ATGGGGAAGAAAGTCAGAAAGAAGAGTCGAGGTTCTGCCAAGGAGAAGGGGGTTGCTGCCCCTTCACCTAAAAAGGTTGTTGAGCCTACCAACTTGACTGTCGAGTCTGTTGATGAAGGCGTTTTGGTTGCAAAAGAGACAAATTATTGCCCTCATCTCGTAAAAGGTGTTAATTTAAGCACATTGTCCACCAAGATTGAGTCTGGTGGATCCATAAGGTGTGAAGATTGTAGGGAAGGTGCGTCTGATAGAAGGGGTGGTAAAGGAAAAGGTAAACATGGGAAGAAGAAAAGTGGTGCATCACTGGATTCAAAATCTGAGTCAAAGTCAATATGGGTGTGTTTGGAGTGTGGTCAATTTACCTGTGGTGGCGTGGGACTACCCACAATCACTCACTGCCATGCAATAGGGCACGCGAGGAAAAGTCGGCACCCCTTGGTTGTTCACTTTGATAAGCCTCAACTGTGTTGGTGTTTCCCTTGCAAAATGCTTATTCAAGatgataaaattgtaaaaactGATGAACCGATTCATCTTCTATCTGATGTTATGAAATTATTGAAAGGACGATCACAAGAAAAATCTTCCGTGGATATTGAAGATGTTTCCGCTGGGGATTGCAGTATTACTTCGGAAATCAAGTCAAAAGCTCTGTTCACTAATGATTCGACTGTACAATGCGGTTATGTAGTTAGAGGTATGCTAAATCTGGGGAATACTTGCTTCTTCAATTCAGTCATGCAAAATCTGCTAGCCATGAGTAGATTGCGGGACAGCTTTCTAAAGTTAGATGCTCCAGTTGGGCCTCTTATTAGTTCCTTGAAGAAGCTTTTCACTGAAACAAACCCTGTATCTggattaaaaaatgttataaatccTAGATCCTTTTTTGGCTGTGTCTGTTCTAAGTCTCCCCAATTTCGAGGATATCAGCAGCATGACAGTCACGAATTGCTCCGTTGTTTACTCGATGGGTTAAGTACTGAAGAACTGGCTGGAAGAAAGCAGAATGGTGCTCCAAAGAGAGATGGGACCTCTTCCAATACGTTAGTTGATGCTTTATTTGGGGGTCAGATATCAAGTACTGTACGTTGCATAGAATGTGGGCATTTCTCAACAGTGTATGAACCTTTTTTAGATCTTTCACTTTCTGTTCCAACTAAGAAACCTCCTCTTCGGAAGGCTCAAGCAGTACCTCGAACCAAAAAAGGTAAACTTCCACCAAAAAGAGGTGGAAAGACTCGAGTCAAAGTTAACAGGGATACTGATCCCTTACCTGTTCAAACTCTATCGAACCAATCATCCAGCCACCAATCACAATGTCCTGATCAGTCTGTCATATCAGCTGCCGGAGAGATGGGGACTTGTTTTGGTGATTCTACATTATTGGGTTCTGAACAAATAAACAGCGTGGCTGATAAAGAGGAGTTGTCTTCACCAAATTTGGTTATTGCTGGAGAACCTCAACATATGCAAGTGCTTGACAATGGTGCAACGAAAACCTCAGAAGATTTTTCATGGTTGAATTATGTGGAAGCTAGACCAATGATAGATGAGTGTGATTTTATTTCCCAAAAGGAGGATGCCCCAGAGGTACAGGATACTGAGCGCAAAGATGATTGTTTAAAAGAATTCCACGGACAGGCCAGCAGTGAATCTAGTGGTCCTGTTTGTTTCCCTACGGATGATCAGAACTTAGGACCCGATTTTTCTTCAGCAAATGGATGGGAAGATGAGGTTCCATTACAAGTTCAAGATTCAGAAGTGTTGTTACTTCCATACAAAGAAGAAAGTTCCTCGGCTGCTGAGATCATAGGAGGAGATGGCGAGGCCTCCTCATCGGTTTTGGGTGGTCGTCCAGAAGAATTGGAGATTGATGGCTTTGGTGACTTATTCAACGAGCCTGAAGTTTTTGCCGGGCCTGCTCCCAGACCATCTTCTTGTGGTGAGGTTGTGGAAGCTAGTTTTATCGTTGGAAGTAATAGTGAGTCTGATCCCGATGAAGTAGATGACACAGATTCCCCTGTCTCTGTAGAGAGTTGCTTGGCACATTTTATAAAACCTGAGCTTCTCTCGGACGAAAATGCCTGGTATTGTGAGAACTGTTCAAAAGTTCTCCATCTTCaaaagatggaagaagaaaagcagGCAAGAGATGTATGTGATGGAAACGAGTCTGGAATTCATGATGAACCATGGCATGCAGGTAATTCTTGTTCTGTTAATGTCAGAACCAATGGAAATGGGAGCATAGAAAATGACCAAAACATAGAAAGTTCAGTTTCACGGGAGAAACATGAGACAAAGCTTGAAAATGGTCAAAGGGATGAGCTTTGTTTAATCCTTAATGAAAGGAATGGTGGGTCACTTGAAAAGGAAGATACTCCTAACAATGAGATGCAGTCTTCAAGGTTTCATAATGCTTGCAATGAAGAAAGCTCCAGTCATTTAACTGCTGATTCTTGTACTGCAGAAAATGTCCGAAGAGATTATCCGATGATAGATAATGATAACAGTGACTTGGAGGATGCTGACTCCAAAAGTGTGAAAGTGAAAAGGGATGCAACCAAGAGGGTCCTCATATATAAAGCTCCGCCTGTCTTGACCATTCATTTGAAGAGATTCAGTCAAGATGCCCGTGGTCGCTTAAGTAAATTAAACGGCCATGTCAATTTCAGAGAAAAAATGGATATTAGACCATATATTGATCCCAG GTGCACAATTGAAGAGAAGTATGAATACCACTTGGTTGGTTTAGTGGAGCATTCGGGAACAATGAGAGGGGGTCACTATGTTGCCTATGTGAGAGGAGGGCACAGGAACAGTGGGAAAGAGAGTGAGGGTTCCACATGGTATCAGGCAAGTGATGCATATGTGCGTGAAGTTTCCCTTGATGAAGTTCTTCGCTGTGAGGCATACATTTTATTCTACGAAAAAGTTTGA
- the LOC108320756 gene encoding acetylserotonin O-methyltransferase-like translates to MGEIEREGVLSREKVEEEEEAEASVEIWKYIFGFVEMAVVKCAIELGIAEAIEKHGRAMTVSEISSALGCDPALLKRIMRFLAHRKIFKAVTMGGSNGYTQTPLSRRLMKEGQQSMAALLLLESTPIMLAPWHSLSARVMANGRPSFQNTHGEDVWRYAAANLDHSNLINEAMACDAKLVMPVIIENCNEEFRGLKSVVDVGGGNGTAMRILHQALPSIRAINFDLPHVIAQAPHSDGLEHGAGDMFQSVPKADAAFLMWVLHDWSDEECIEILKKCREAISKENGKVMIVEAVIEEGEEGKVKALEDVGLMLDMVMMAHTNFGKERTLKEWEYVIKMAGFSSYTVKPIPAVQSVILAFY, encoded by the exons atggGGGAGATAGAGAGAGAGGGAGTGTTGTCGAGGGAGAAGgtagaagaggaagaagaagcgGAAGCCTCGGTGGAGATATGGAAGTACATATTTGGATTTGTGGAAATGGCAGTGGTGAAATGTGCGATAGAGCTTGGCATTGCTGAAGCCATAGAAAAGCATGGAAGGGCGATGACAGTGTCGGAGATATCATCAGCTCTGGGGTGTGATCCTGCTCTTCTGAAACGCATAATGAGATTCCTGGCGCACAGGAAGATATTCAAAGCCGTAACCATGGGCGGCAGCAATGGCTATACACAGACACCTCTGTCTCGTCGTTTGATGAAAGAGGGGCAACAGAGCATGGCCGCTTTACTTTTGCTGGAGAGTACTCCTATAATGCTAGCACCTTGGCACAGTCTAAGCGCTCGCGTCATGGCCAATGGCCGTCCCTCATTTCAAAACACTCACGGCGAAGACGTGTGGCGCTATGCCGCCGCCAATCTCGACCACAGCAACCTCATCAACGAAGCGATGGCATGCGATGCCAAGCTTGTCATGCCTGTCATCATCGAAAATTGCAACGAGGAATTCCGTGGTCTCAAGTCGGTGGTGGACGTGGGAGGGGGCAACGGCACTGCCATGCGCATCCTCCATCAAGCTCTCCCTTCCATTCGAGCCATCAATTTTGATCTTCCCCATGTCATCGCCCAGGCCCCTCACTCCGATGGCCTCGAACACGGGGCAGGAGACATGTTCCAGAGTGTTCCTAAAGCCGATGCTGCTTTTCTCATG TGGGTTTTGCACGACTGGTCGGACGAAGAGTGCATCGAAATCTTGAAGAAGTGTAGGGAAGCAATCTCGAAGGAAAATGGGAAGGTGATGATCGTGGAGGCGGTgatagaagaaggagaagaaggtaaGGTGAAGGCCCTGGAAGACGTGGGGCTGATGCTGGACATGGTGATGATGGCTCACACTAACTTTGGGAAAGAGCGGACCCTGAAAGAGTGGGAATATGTTATCAAAATGGCAGGCTTTAGCTCATACACTGTCAAACCCATTCCCGCAGTGCAGTCTGTGATTCTGGCTTTCTACTGA
- the LOC108320748 gene encoding pentatricopeptide repeat-containing protein At5g39980, chloroplastic: MCTVSGSILLLLCYPSSSSSISLVCCYSNTIAKKRVGNGISHLSAATATCAMAKDVWSRTCGSACSSPIPREGGRRRQQQGTCLDRSVDMEELLAAIGETQNEDELYAVMSPYSGRQLSIRFMVSLLSREPDWQRTLALLDWINEKALYSPSLFAYNVVLRNVLRAKQWHLAHGLFDEMRHKGLSPDRYTYSTLITSFAKHGLFDSSLFWLQQMEQDNVSGDLVLYSNLIDLARKLCDYSKAISIFTRLKASTITPDLIAYNSMINVFGKAKLFREARLVLQEMADNAVQPDTVSYSTLLAIYVDNQKFVEALSLFSQMNEAKCPLDLTTCNIMIDVYGQLHMPKEADRLFWSMRKMGIQPNVVSYNTLLRVYGEAELFGEAIHLFRLMQSKDVPQNVVTYNTMIHIYGKTLEHEKATNLVQEMKKRGIEPNAITYSTIISIWEKAGKLDRAAILFQKLRSSGVRIDEVLYQTMIVAYERAGLVAHAKRLLHELKRPDNIPRETAIAILARAGRVEEATWVFRQAFDAGEVKDISVFGCMINLFSKNKKYSNVVEVFEKMRQVGYFPDSDVIALVLNAFGKLREFDKADALYRQMHQEGCVFPDEVHFQMLSLYGARKDFMMVESLFEELDSNPNVNKKELHLVVASIYERADRLNDASRVMNRMNQRAIRSHDHT; this comes from the coding sequence ATGTGCACGGTATCAGGTTCTATCCTTCTGCTTCTGTGCtatccttcatcttcttcttcaatatcacttgtttgttgttattccAATACCATAGCCAAAAAGAGGGTTGGGAATGGCATAAGCCATTTAAGTGCGGCCACCGCCACTTGTGCTATGGCTAAAGATGTGTGGAGCCGAACATGTGGATCTGCTTGTTCCTCTCCCATTCCCAGGGAAGGTGGCCGCAGAAGGCAACAACAAGGTACGTGCTTGGACCGCAGTGTGGACATGGAAGAGTTATTAGCGGCAATTGGGGAGACCCAGAACGAGGATGAACTGTATGCGGTGATGTCCCCCTACAGCGGGAGGCAGCTGTCTATTCGCTTCATGGTTTCCCTGCTCTCCCGCGAGCCCGATTGGCAACGCACTCTTGCCCTTCTCGATTGGATAAACGAAAAGGCCCTCTATTCCCCTTCCCTCTTCGCCTACAACGTCGTCCTCCGCAACGTCCTTCGGGCCAAGCAGTGGCACCTCGCCCACGGCCTGTTCGACGAAATGCGCCACAAGGGCCTTTCCCCCGATAGGTACACCTACTCCACCCTCATCACTTCTTTCGCCAAACACGGCTTGTTTGATTCTTCTCTCTTTTGGCTCCAGCAGATGGAGCAAGACAACGTTTCCGGCGACCTTGTCCTCTACAGTAATTTGATCGACCTTGCCCGCAAGTTGTGCGATTATTCCAAGGCCATTTCCATCTTCACCAGATTGAAAGCCTCTACCATTACCCCCGACCTCATTGCCTATAACTCCATGATCAATGTATTTGGAAAAGCCAAGCTCTTCCGCGAGGCTCGCCTTGTTCTTCAAGAGATGGCCGACAATGCTGTTCAACCCGACACCGTCAGCTATTCCACTCTTCTTGCCATCTACGTTGACAATCAAAAGTTTGTTGAAGCGCTTTCTCTGTTCTCTCAAATGAATGAAGCCAAATGCCCGCTTGATCTCACCACCTGTAACATCATGATTGATGTTTATGGCCAGCTTCACATGCCCAAGGAAGCGGATCGCCTCTTCTGGAGCATGAGGAAAATGGGGATTCAACCCAATGTGGTTAGCTACAATACGCTCTTGAGGGTTTATGGAGAGGCTGAGCTATTTGGGGAAGCCATCCACCTGTTTCGCTTGATGCAGAGTAAAGATGTACCGCAGAATGTTGTCACTTACAACACTATGATTCATATCTATGGTAAGACCCTTGAGCACGAGAAAGCTACCAATCTCGTtcaagaaatgaagaaaaggGGTATTGAACCCAATGCCATCACTTACTCGACCATAATATCCATTTGGGAAAAGGCAGGCAAACTGGACCGCGCAGCTATCTTGTTTCAAAAATTAAGGAGTTCAGGAGTTCGAATTGACGAGGTTCTTTACCAGACAATGATTGTAGCCTACGAGAGGGCAGGTTTAGTTGCTCATGCCAAGCGTCTGCTGCATGAGCTTAAGAGACCGGACAACATTCCCAGGGAGACTGCAATTGCAATTCTTGCCAGAGCTGGTAGAGTTGAAGAGGCTACCTGGGTTTTTCGTCAGGCTTTTGATGCTGGAGAAGTTAAAGATATATCTGTGTTTGGGTGCATGATTAATCTTTTCTCTAAGAACAAAAAGTACAGCAATGTCGTTGAAGTGTTTGAGAAGATGAGACAGGTTGGATATTTTCCTGATTCTGATGTTATTGCTCTCGTGCTGAATGCTTTTGGAAAGCTGCGTGAATTTGATAAAGCAGATGCTTTATATAGACAGATGCACCAGGAAGGGTGTGTTTTTCCAGATGAAGTTCATTTCCAGATGCTGAGTCTATATGGTGCAAGAAAGGATTTCATGATGGTAGAGTCATTGTTTGAGGAGCTGGATTCAAATCCTAATGTCAATAAGAAGGAGTTGCATCTTGTTGTTGCTAGCATTTATGAGCGAGCAGATAGACTTAACGATGCTTCCCGAGTCATGAATAGGATGAACCAAAGAGCAATCAGAAGTCACGATCATACTTAG
- the LOC108320759 gene encoding phytoene synthase 2, chloroplastic — protein sequence MVMSLSFSSVTVKPFSMSVSNKKACRSRRRFSVTRSEITVAPNPQQRRQLSKQGFPLTDLHVQEVVHRQTQIISPCSKPNIQFHSTFLNDAYEMCRNICAEYAKTFYLGTLLMTEERQKAIWAIYVWCRRTDELVDGPNAAYMSSAVLDRWEDRLHDIFNGHPYDMLDAALTDTLSKFPLDIKPFRDMILGMRMDTRKARYNNFQELYLYCYYVAGTVGLMTVPIMGIAQESVVPVQSVYDAALYLGIGNQLTNILRDVGEDALRGRVYLPQDELAQFGLCDKDVFSRNVSERWRKFMKHQITRARFYFNRAEEGVSQLEKASRWPVWSSLILYRKILDAIEDNDYDNLTKRAHVGRAKKFFTLPEAYTRSLSNYKTKFRPSLTRLI from the exons ATGGTGATGAGTTTATCATTTTCTTCGGTGACAGTAAAGCCTTTTTCCATGAGTGTGAGCAATAAGAAAGCATGTCGTAGCAGAAGAAGATTTAGTGTTACAAGGTCAGAAATAACCGTGGCTCCCAATCCCCAGCAGAGAAGGCAATTATCGAAGCAAGGATTTCCTCTAACGGATTTACACGTACAAGAGGTTGTTCACAGGCAGACTCAAATTATTAGTCCTTGTAGCAAGCCTAATATACAGTTTCATTCAACTTTTCTGAATGACGCCTATGAAATGTGCAGAAATATCTGCGCCGAATACGCCAAGACCTTCTATCTAG GAACCTTGCTTATGACGGAAGAAAGACAGAAAGCTATATGGGCAATTTatg TTTGGTGCAGGAGGACGGATGAGCTGGTTGATGGTCCTAACGCTGCGTATATGAGCTCTGCTGTTCTTGATAGATGGGAAGATAGATTGCACGACATTTTCAATGGGCATCCCTATGATATGCTTGATGCTGCTCTTACTGATACCCTCTCCAAGTTTCCCTTGGATATCAAG CCTTTCAGAGACATGATACTAGGAATGAGAATGGATACGAGGAAAGCTCGCTACAACAATTTCCAGGAGCTATATCTTTATTGTTACTATGTGGCGGGAACTGTTGGCTTAATGACTGTTCCAATAATGGGTATCGCACAGGAGTCGGTTGTCCCTGTACAAAGTGTATATGATGCTGCACTATATCTGGGTATAGGAAATCAACTCACCAACATTCTTAGAGACGTGGGAGAGGA TGCATTAAGAGGTAGAGTGTATCTTCCCCAAGACGAACTAGCCCAGTTTGGATTATGTGACAAGGATGTGTTTTCAAGAAATGTGAGTGAAAGATGGAGAAAGTTTATGAAACATCAAATTACGAGGGCAAGATTCTACTTCAACCGGGCAGAAGAAGGAGTTTCTCAGCTTGAAAAGGCCAGCCGTTGGCCG GTTTGGTCCTCGTTAATATTGTATCGTAAGATCCTAGATGCAATTGAAGACAACGACTACGACAATTTGACTAAACGAGCTCATGTGGGACGAGCTAAGAAATTTTTTACGTTGCCTGAAGCTTACACTAGATCTCTTTCAAATTACAAAACGAAATTTCGTCCTTCTTTGACAAGGCTTATTTAG
- the LOC108320765 gene encoding ubiquitin carboxyl-terminal hydrolase 2 isoform X1 yields the protein MGKKVRKKSRGSAKEKGVAAPSPKKVVEPTNLTVESVDEGVLVAKETNYCPHLVKGVNLSTLSTKIESGGSIRCEDCREGASDRRGGKGKGKHGKKKSGASLDSKSESKSIWVCLECGQFTCGGVGLPTITHCHAIGHARKSRHPLVVHFDKPQLCWCFPCKMLIQDDKIVKTDEPIHLLSDVMKLLKGRSQEKSSVDIEDVSAGDCSITSEIKSKALFTNDSTVQCGYVVRGMLNLGNTCFFNSVMQNLLAMSRLRDSFLKLDAPVGPLISSLKKLFTETNPVSGLKNVINPRSFFGCVCSKSPQFRGYQQHDSHELLRCLLDGLSTEELAGRKQNGAPKRDGTSSNTLVDALFGGQISSTVRCIECGHFSTVYEPFLDLSLSVPTKKPPLRKAQAVPRTKKGKLPPKRGGKTRVKVNRDTDPLPVQTLSNQSSSHQSQCPDQSVISAAGEMGTCFGDSTLLGSEQINSVADKEELSSPNLVIAGEPQHMQVLDNGATKTSEDFSWLNYVEARPMIDECDFISQKEDAPEVQDTERKDDCLKEFHGQASSESSGPVCFPTDDQNLGPDFSSANGWEDEVPLQVQDSEVLLLPYKEESSSAAEIIGGDGEASSSVLGGRPEELEIDGFGDLFNEPEVFAGPAPRPSSCGEVVEASFIVGSNSESDPDEVDDTDSPVSVESCLAHFIKPELLSDENAWYCENCSKVLHLQKMEEEKQARDVCDGNESGIHDEPWHAGNSCSVNVRTNGNGSIENDQNIESSVSREKHETKLENGQRDELCLILNERNGGSLEKEDTPNNEMQSSRFHNACNEESSSHLTADSCTAENVRRDYPMIDNDNSDLEDADSKSVKVKRDATKRVLIYKAPPVLTIHLKRFSQDARGRLSKLNGHVNFREKMDIRPYIDPSRCTIEEKYEYHLVGLVEHSGTMRGGHYVAYVRGGHRNSGKESEGSTWYQASDAYVREVSLDEVLRCEAYILFYEKV from the exons ATGGGGAAGAAAGTCAGAAAGAAGAGTCGAGGTTCTGCCAAGGAGAAGGGGGTTGCTGCCCCTTCACCTAAAAAGGTTGTTGAGCCTACCAACTTGACTGTCGAGTCTGTTGATGAAGGCGTTTTGGTTGCAAAAGAGACAAATTATTGCCCTCATCTCGTAAAAGGTGTTAATTTAAGCACATTGTCCACCAAGATTGAGTCTGGTGGATCCATAAGGTGTGAAGATTGTAGGGAAGGTGCGTCTGATAGAAGGGGTGGTAAAGGAAAAGGTAAACATGGGAAGAAGAAAAGTGGTGCATCACTGGATTCAAAATCTGAGTCAAAGTCAATATGGGTGTGTTTGGAGTGTGGTCAATTTACCTGTGGTGGCGTGGGACTACCCACAATCACTCACTGCCATGCAATAGGGCACGCGAGGAAAAGTCGGCACCCCTTGGTTGTTCACTTTGATAAGCCTCAACTGTGTTGGTGTTTCCCTTGCAAAATGCTTATTCAAGatgataaaattgtaaaaactGATGAACCGATTCATCTTCTATCTGATGTTATGAAATTATTGAAAGGACGATCACAAGAAAAATCTTCCGTGGATATTGAAGATGTTTCCGCTGGGGATTGCAGTATTACTTCGGAAATCAAGTCAAAAGCTCTGTTCACTAATGATTCGACTGTACAATGCGGTTATGTAGTTAGAGGTATGCTAAATCTGGGGAATACTTGCTTCTTCAATTCAGTCATGCAAAATCTGCTAGCCATGAGTAGATTGCGGGACAGCTTTCTAAAGTTAGATGCTCCAGTTGGGCCTCTTATTAGTTCCTTGAAGAAGCTTTTCACTGAAACAAACCCTGTATCTggattaaaaaatgttataaatccTAGATCCTTTTTTGGCTGTGTCTGTTCTAAGTCTCCCCAATTTCGAGGATATCAGCAGCATGACAGTCACGAATTGCTCCGTTGTTTACTCGATGGGTTAAGTACTGAAGAACTGGCTGGAAGAAAGCAGAATGGTGCTCCAAAGAGAGATGGGACCTCTTCCAATACGTTAGTTGATGCTTTATTTGGGGGTCAGATATCAAGTACTGTACGTTGCATAGAATGTGGGCATTTCTCAACAGTGTATGAACCTTTTTTAGATCTTTCACTTTCTGTTCCAACTAAGAAACCTCCTCTTCGGAAGGCTCAAGCAGTACCTCGAACCAAAAAAGGTAAACTTCCACCAAAAAGAGGTGGAAAGACTCGAGTCAAAGTTAACAGGGATACTGATCCCTTACCTGTTCAAACTCTATCGAACCAATCATCCAGCCACCAATCACAATGTCCTGATCAGTCTGTCATATCAGCTGCCGGAGAGATGGGGACTTGTTTTGGTGATTCTACATTATTGGGTTCTGAACAAATAAACAGCGTGGCTGATAAAGAGGAGTTGTCTTCACCAAATTTGGTTATTGCTGGAGAACCTCAACATATGCAAGTGCTTGACAATGGTGCAACGAAAACCTCAGAAGATTTTTCATGGTTGAATTATGTGGAAGCTAGACCAATGATAGATGAGTGTGATTTTATTTCCCAAAAGGAGGATGCCCCAGAGGTACAGGATACTGAGCGCAAAGATGATTGTTTAAAAGAATTCCACGGACAGGCCAGCAGTGAATCTAGTGGTCCTGTTTGTTTCCCTACGGATGATCAGAACTTAGGACCCGATTTTTCTTCAGCAAATGGATGGGAAGATGAGGTTCCATTACAAGTTCAAGATTCAGAAGTGTTGTTACTTCCATACAAAGAAGAAAGTTCCTCGGCTGCTGAGATCATAGGAGGAGATGGCGAGGCCTCCTCATCGGTTTTGGGTGGTCGTCCAGAAGAATTGGAGATTGATGGCTTTGGTGACTTATTCAACGAGCCTGAAGTTTTTGCCGGGCCTGCTCCCAGACCATCTTCTTGTGGTGAGGTTGTGGAAGCTAGTTTTATCGTTGGAAGTAATAGTGAGTCTGATCCCGATGAAGTAGATGACACAGATTCCCCTGTCTCTGTAGAGAGTTGCTTGGCACATTTTATAAAACCTGAGCTTCTCTCGGACGAAAATGCCTGGTATTGTGAGAACTGTTCAAAAGTTCTCCATCTTCaaaagatggaagaagaaaagcagGCAAGAGATGTATGTGATGGAAACGAGTCTGGAATTCATGATGAACCATGGCATGCAGGTAATTCTTGTTCTGTTAATGTCAGAACCAATGGAAATGGGAGCATAGAAAATGACCAAAACATAGAAAGTTCAGTTTCACGGGAGAAACATGAGACAAAGCTTGAAAATGGTCAAAGGGATGAGCTTTGTTTAATCCTTAATGAAAGGAATGGTGGGTCACTTGAAAAGGAAGATACTCCTAACAATGAGATGCAGTCTTCAAGGTTTCATAATGCTTGCAATGAAGAAAGCTCCAGTCATTTAACTGCTGATTCTTGTACTGCAGAAAATGTCCGAAGAGATTATCCGATGATAGATAATGATAACAGTGACTTGGAGGATGCTGACTCCAAAAGTGTGAAAGTGAAAAGGGATGCAACCAAGAGGGTCCTCATATATAAAGCTCCGCCTGTCTTGACCATTCATTTGAAGAGATTCAGTCAAGATGCCCGTGGTCGCTTAAGTAAATTAAACGGCCATGTCAATTTCAGAGAAAAAATGGATATTAGACCATATATTGATCCCAG CAGGTGCACAATTGAAGAGAAGTATGAATACCACTTGGTTGGTTTAGTGGAGCATTCGGGAACAATGAGAGGGGGTCACTATGTTGCCTATGTGAGAGGAGGGCACAGGAACAGTGGGAAAGAGAGTGAGGGTTCCACATGGTATCAGGCAAGTGATGCATATGTGCGTGAAGTTTCCCTTGATGAAGTTCTTCGCTGTGAGGCATACATTTTATTCTACGAAAAAGTTTGA